A window from Chromatiales bacterium encodes these proteins:
- a CDS encoding FAD-dependent oxidoreductase translates to MRVVIIGAGFGGAYTAKYLHKLLGKDHVIEIINRENYFVFQPLLPEVASGIINIQDAVLPIRLMLKGIDVHFAEVLDIDKTKQCVYVAESPDAKLAEIPYDHLVIATGLEPELSMLPGFAEHALVMKNLSDAYLLRNHVIECLENSDSSKDEQTILKNLTFVVGGGGFSGVETIGELQEMIHLALDFYPHIDKASIRMILVHSGDRILPEMGEKLSKYVRSKLESRGIEIITNTMLTGMTADAVELNNGDVIHTHTVVSTVGNSLPEMLKNIGLPTERGRLVVDDKLRISSYPHLWALGDVALVPNAATGGSPCPPTAQFAVQQARCLAANIAAEIQNRPLTAFSYKPRGALASIGDYSGVAEIKGVRISGFIAWVLWRVIYLAMFPGAVARLRIMLNWLFDYFFPRNIVHIQQHLPSSTCFMRFRSGDVVFESNQILRGLYTVVKGRLQIEVKEGDSLFTREILPGDHFGERTIEEKVLTTGRLVALEESRLMFIARSDFIKLRDYLPVLKKYIASLNSDASRYSKSIRSGHTLRMPGVRARR, encoded by the coding sequence ATGCGTGTGGTTATTATTGGAGCTGGGTTCGGAGGGGCATATACAGCTAAATATTTGCATAAATTGCTTGGTAAAGACCATGTCATAGAGATTATTAATCGCGAAAACTATTTCGTTTTCCAGCCACTACTACCAGAAGTTGCATCAGGTATTATAAATATACAAGATGCGGTCTTGCCAATACGCTTGATGCTCAAAGGCATTGATGTACATTTCGCCGAAGTGCTTGATATAGATAAAACTAAGCAATGCGTCTATGTCGCCGAAAGTCCCGATGCTAAGTTGGCTGAAATACCCTATGACCATTTGGTGATTGCAACTGGGCTAGAGCCCGAATTGTCTATGTTGCCGGGGTTTGCCGAGCATGCCCTAGTGATGAAGAATCTATCTGATGCCTATTTACTAAGAAATCATGTGATTGAATGTTTGGAGAACTCCGACTCAAGTAAAGATGAGCAAACCATTTTGAAGAATCTAACTTTCGTCGTCGGTGGTGGTGGATTTTCCGGTGTTGAGACGATTGGTGAGCTACAAGAAATGATACACCTTGCTTTAGATTTTTATCCACACATAGATAAAGCAAGTATACGTATGATACTCGTGCATAGCGGCGATAGAATTTTACCAGAGATGGGGGAGAAACTCTCTAAGTATGTGCGTAGCAAACTCGAATCTCGCGGCATTGAGATTATCACCAATACGATGCTCACCGGGATGACCGCAGATGCCGTAGAACTTAACAACGGTGATGTCATACATACCCATACCGTGGTCTCCACAGTTGGTAACTCGTTGCCAGAGATGTTAAAAAATATAGGCTTGCCGACTGAACGCGGTAGATTGGTGGTAGATGACAAACTGCGCATCAGTAGCTATCCCCACCTCTGGGCGCTAGGGGATGTTGCGCTGGTGCCAAATGCAGCTACTGGCGGCAGTCCTTGCCCACCAACTGCCCAGTTTGCAGTTCAACAAGCACGTTGTCTGGCAGCGAATATAGCTGCAGAAATACAAAATCGGCCGTTGACTGCGTTTTCCTATAAACCGCGCGGTGCACTCGCCTCAATAGGTGACTATAGCGGTGTTGCCGAAATTAAGGGGGTGCGTATCTCCGGATTTATAGCTTGGGTTTTGTGGAGAGTTATCTATCTGGCTATGTTTCCTGGTGCTGTTGCGCGGCTGCGTATCATGCTAAACTGGCTATTTGACTATTTCTTCCCACGCAATATCGTCCATATACAACAGCATTTACCTTCCAGTACTTGCTTTATGCGCTTTAGATCCGGCGATGTCGTTTTTGAAAGTAATCAGATTTTGCGCGGCCTGTATACCGTGGTCAAAGGCCGCCTGCAAATAGAAGTTAAAGAAGGCGACAGCCTATTCACAAGAGAGATCTTACCAGGCGATCATTTCGGTGAACGCACTATAGAAGAGAAAGTGCTGACTACTGGGCGATTGGTTGCGCTTGAAGAAAGCCGCTTGATGTTTATTGCTCGCTCCGACTTTATAAAACTACGCGACTATCTGCCGGTCTTAAAAAAATATATCGCCTCCTTAAATAGCGATGCCTCGCGCTATTCAAAATCTATCCGTAGCGGACACACCCTCAGAATGCCGGGCGTGCGAGCTCGCAGATAG
- the rpsI gene encoding 30S ribosomal protein S9, whose amino-acid sequence MPEISETNSKKANQSVRYYGTGRRKASVARVYMKTEGQGTVRINRRDLNDYFTRETTRMLVHQPLETLHGKEKFDFEITVKGGGISGQAGAIQLGIARALVRYKQEFRKLLRERGFLTRDARVVERKKVGLRKARKDEQYSKR is encoded by the coding sequence ATGCCTGAGATCTCTGAGACCAACAGCAAAAAAGCAAATCAAAGCGTACGTTATTATGGAACTGGACGGCGCAAAGCATCAGTTGCACGCGTTTATATGAAAACCGAAGGTCAGGGTACAGTACGTATAAACCGTCGCGACCTGAACGATTATTTCACCCGCGAAACTACGCGCATGTTGGTGCATCAACCGCTCGAAACACTTCACGGCAAAGAGAAATTCGATTTTGAAATCACTGTTAAAGGCGGTGGTATTAGCGGCCAAGCAGGTGCTATACAACTGGGTATTGCCCGTGCCTTGGTTCGCTATAAGCAAGAGTTTAGGAAACTATTGCGCGAAAGAGGCTTTTTAACTCGCGACGCTCGCGTCGTCGAACGCAAGAAAGTGGGATTGCGCAAGGCGCGAAAAGACGAGCAATACTCCAAACGTTAG
- the radC gene encoding DNA repair protein RadC, translating to MTIKHWPDKERPREKLLAYGVENLSDAELLAILINSGTSGISAIDLARQLLKNFGSLRAIAKANKKDLCRNKGIGDVYYARLQAALEITRRMLLESMKKKDTVASPDRARKYLTLKMRNYSYEVFACLFLDNQHRVIAFEELFRGTIDGASVHPREVVKRTLHHNAAAVILVHNHPSGSSEPSHADRHITEELKNALALIDVRILDHFVVGEKVTSFTESNLL from the coding sequence ATGACTATTAAACACTGGCCGGATAAAGAGAGACCACGTGAGAAGCTACTTGCCTATGGAGTGGAGAACCTATCCGATGCAGAACTATTAGCAATCTTGATCAATTCCGGCACATCCGGAATTTCAGCTATTGATCTTGCGCGACAGTTATTGAAAAATTTCGGTAGCCTACGAGCTATTGCAAAAGCAAATAAAAAAGATCTATGTCGTAATAAAGGTATAGGCGATGTGTACTATGCGCGGCTACAAGCAGCACTTGAGATTACCAGACGTATGTTGTTGGAATCCATGAAGAAAAAAGATACTGTTGCTAGTCCCGATAGGGCGCGTAAATACTTAACCTTAAAGATGCGTAACTATTCCTACGAGGTTTTTGCGTGCTTATTCCTCGATAATCAGCATCGTGTTATTGCTTTTGAGGAATTGTTTCGTGGCACTATAGACGGTGCCAGCGTGCACCCTAGAGAAGTTGTTAAACGTACTCTGCATCACAATGCAGCGGCGGTTATCTTGGTTCACAATCATCCCTCTGGATCTAGCGAACCCTCTCATGCTGATCGCCATATAACCGAAGAATTAAAGAATGCTCTGGCATTAATTGATGTGCGTATACTAGATCATTTCGTAGTTGGTGAAAAAGTAACATCATTTACTGAGTCAAATTTGCTTTGA
- the rplU gene encoding 50S ribosomal protein L21, which yields MYAIIKTGGKQYKVCKGDHIQIDKLEVAADSTVHFDKVLVLSDADDVNIGTPYLADTVVSGKVVRSAKKNKIKVIKFKRRKCYTRTAGHRQAFSEIEITDIKKTSGEDSGT from the coding sequence ATGTATGCAATTATTAAAACCGGCGGCAAGCAATATAAGGTCTGTAAAGGCGACCATATACAAATTGATAAGTTGGAAGTTGCCGCTGATAGTACAGTGCACTTTGATAAGGTTTTAGTGCTAAGCGATGCTGACGATGTTAACATCGGCACACCGTATTTGGCGGATACTGTGGTGTCAGGTAAGGTAGTACGTTCTGCGAAAAAAAATAAAATAAAAGTCATTAAGTTTAAGCGGCGCAAATGCTATACGCGCACCGCCGGACACCGTCAAGCATTTAGCGAGATAGAGATTACCGATATTAAAAAGACATCAGGAGAGGATAGTGGCACATAA
- the ubiA gene encoding 4-hydroxybenzoate octaprenyltransferase has protein sequence MISHLKIYLMLVRLNRPIGIYLLLWPTLWALWLAADGVPDGRVLLIFIIGVILMRSAGCAINDYADHKVDALVERTKNRPVASGRISPLEALFVFAVLIVLAFFLIIQTNVLTVYMAFIALFLVISYPFIKRIHSLPQLHLGLAFGWTIPMAYTAQTNELPPLAGWLLYVANIFWVLAYDTMYAMADRHDDKVAGIKSSALLFDDYDRLVIAVFQIMSMILLVLAGYLQALGWFYYNGLAVAVAFIVYQQYLIKNRDTRLCLRAFNNNNYFGMVVFIGLLIDSLY, from the coding sequence ATAATTAGCCACCTTAAAATTTATTTGATGCTGGTGCGTTTGAATCGCCCTATTGGTATCTATTTATTATTATGGCCGACACTATGGGCATTATGGTTGGCTGCCGATGGAGTGCCTGATGGACGAGTACTGTTGATTTTTATTATCGGCGTGATACTAATGCGCTCTGCAGGGTGTGCAATTAACGACTATGCCGATCATAAAGTAGATGCCTTAGTAGAAAGAACTAAAAACCGACCAGTTGCCTCTGGTCGTATTTCGCCACTTGAAGCACTCTTTGTTTTTGCAGTATTGATAGTTTTAGCTTTTTTTTTGATAATACAGACCAATGTATTAACTGTTTATATGGCATTTATTGCATTATTTTTAGTAATATCTTATCCCTTCATAAAACGCATACACTCACTACCTCAATTACATCTAGGTTTAGCTTTCGGATGGACTATCCCTATGGCATACACCGCACAAACCAATGAATTGCCACCATTGGCAGGCTGGTTGCTATATGTTGCGAATATTTTTTGGGTGCTCGCATACGATACGATGTATGCAATGGCAGACCGACACGATGATAAAGTAGCTGGCATAAAATCCTCGGCTTTGTTATTTGACGATTATGATCGCCTAGTGATTGCTGTATTTCAGATAATGTCTATGATATTGTTGGTGCTTGCGGGTTATCTGCAAGCATTAGGATGGTTTTACTACAACGGTTTAGCTGTGGCCGTAGCATTTATCGTATACCAACAATATCTTATTAAAAACCGAGATACGCGATTATGTCTACGCGCCTTTAACAATAATAATTATTTTGGTATGGTCGTATTCATTGGCTTACTTATAGATTCACTCTATTAA
- the greA gene encoding transcription elongation factor GreA encodes MRKIPITKLGAERLREELKRLKTVERRKIIDAISTAREHGDLKENAEYHAARERQSFIEGRIKDIEFHLSESDIIDILKLKHHNTIVFGATVMLREIDTETEYLYQIVGEIEADIKQDKISVTSPLARAMIGKSQGDDIFVETPNGKKTYQVIAFNYA; translated from the coding sequence ATGCGAAAAATACCGATAACTAAATTAGGAGCAGAGAGGCTTAGGGAAGAGTTAAAACGCCTTAAAACCGTAGAACGGCGAAAAATAATTGACGCAATTTCTACTGCCCGTGAACATGGCGACCTTAAAGAAAATGCCGAATACCATGCAGCACGAGAACGGCAAAGTTTCATAGAAGGACGCATTAAAGATATAGAATTCCATCTATCCGAGAGCGATATTATTGATATTCTAAAACTCAAGCACCATAACACTATAGTATTTGGTGCAACAGTTATGCTGCGGGAAATAGATACCGAAACGGAGTATTTATATCAAATTGTCGGAGAAATAGAGGCTGACATCAAGCAAGATAAAATATCAGTGACATCGCCCTTAGCGAGAGCAATGATCGGCAAGTCGCAAGGCGACGATATTTTTGTAGAAACCCCGAACGGTAAAAAGACATACCAAGTTATAGCGTTCAACTACGCTTAA
- the obgE gene encoding GTPase ObgE yields the protein MKFVDEATITVQAGRGGDGCVSFRRERCLPYGGPNGGDGGDGGSVYLIGDEGLNTLVDFRHRPLFKAADGARGQGSNRNGKQGTDLFVRVPTGTAVHYQPTGECIGDILEHRKQLLVAVGGRHGLGNTRFKSSTNRAPRQFTRGEVGESRILYLELKLLADVGLLGLPNAGKSTLLSAVSSAHPRIANYPFTTLYPTLGVVQASAYHSFVMADIPGLIEGASEGAGLGIQFLRHLRRTRLLLHLLDIGTVESVAAAAHNIRCIEKEISNFDEQLGTKERWLICTKADNMTDEKVKRFCGKLIDKIATKQPCFAISAISSKGLPELINALSARLAQMDDEREH from the coding sequence ATGAAGTTTGTTGACGAAGCGACAATTACTGTGCAAGCCGGCAGGGGTGGTGATGGCTGTGTTAGTTTTCGCCGAGAACGTTGTCTGCCATACGGTGGTCCGAATGGTGGCGACGGCGGTGACGGTGGTTCGGTCTATCTCATTGGGGATGAGGGTCTAAACACATTGGTTGATTTTAGACATCGCCCGCTATTCAAAGCAGCCGACGGTGCGAGAGGACAAGGCTCTAATCGCAACGGTAAACAAGGTACCGACTTATTCGTTAGGGTACCTACCGGCACAGCTGTTCATTATCAACCGACCGGCGAGTGCATCGGTGATATTTTAGAACATCGCAAGCAGCTACTGGTTGCCGTCGGTGGTCGACATGGTTTGGGCAACACTCGTTTTAAGTCGTCGACCAACCGTGCCCCTAGACAATTTACTCGTGGCGAAGTGGGTGAAAGCCGAATACTATATCTAGAGTTAAAATTGCTCGCCGATGTCGGTTTACTAGGCTTGCCGAATGCCGGCAAGTCTACTTTGCTAAGTGCTGTTAGTTCAGCACACCCGCGTATTGCTAATTATCCGTTTACCACATTGTATCCGACACTTGGTGTCGTTCAAGCATCGGCGTACCATAGCTTCGTGATGGCTGATATTCCTGGTCTCATTGAAGGTGCATCTGAGGGTGCCGGTTTAGGCATACAGTTTCTAAGACATTTACGGCGCACGCGATTACTATTGCATCTATTAGATATTGGTACGGTTGAATCAGTTGCCGCCGCCGCGCATAATATACGCTGCATAGAAAAAGAAATATCTAATTTTGATGAACAACTAGGTACTAAGGAGCGATGGTTGATTTGCACAAAAGCTGACAATATGACTGACGAAAAAGTGAAGAGATTTTGCGGCAAGTTGATTGACAAAATCGCCACCAAGCAACCTTGTTTTGCAATTTCCGCAATCAGTAGCAAAGGATTGCCTGAATTAATCAACGCGTTATCAGCACGATTAGCACAAATGGATGATGAACGAGAACATTAA
- the rpmA gene encoding 50S ribosomal protein L27, giving the protein MAHKKAGGSSRNGRDSQSKRLGVKRYGGEIVKAGNILVRQRGSGFHAGSNVGCGNDYTLYALTAGRVVFERKGPLNKNYISILPT; this is encoded by the coding sequence GTGGCACATAAAAAAGCTGGTGGTAGTTCTCGCAACGGTCGTGATTCGCAATCTAAACGTTTAGGCGTCAAGCGATACGGCGGGGAGATCGTCAAAGCAGGCAATATACTAGTACGCCAACGCGGTAGTGGCTTTCATGCTGGTAGCAATGTCGGCTGTGGCAACGATTATACACTCTATGCGCTGACTGCCGGTCGGGTGGTTTTTGAACGTAAGGGGCCACTCAACAAGAACTATATTAGCATTCTCCCCACTTAG
- a CDS encoding murein peptide amidase A yields MVMRFLFSIFIICAVASVCAQQSVAVQSACQSIGNKLSSVSVQECLNLQLVESGAYTAQGRAILHKEYPPLAGKEPNARVLFIGGIHGDEYASFSVAFKWMATLDKHHSGLFHWHFAPAINLDGLLQSPATRVNANQVDLNRNLASSDWPSDALSYWTQHTGRDARRYPGPAALSEGESRWLVEEIKNFKPDVIISLHAPYGLVDYDGPASVRPPASLGPLKFHDLNTFPGSLGRYAGEDMAIPVLTIELQSARYMPSDDDIRTMWVDLVRWLRYNIPKSN; encoded by the coding sequence ATGGTTATGCGGTTTTTATTTTCAATATTTATTATTTGTGCTGTAGCTTCCGTCTGCGCACAGCAGAGTGTTGCGGTGCAATCAGCTTGTCAATCAATTGGTAATAAACTATCTTCGGTGAGTGTGCAAGAGTGCTTGAATTTACAGTTGGTGGAAAGCGGTGCTTATACCGCACAAGGACGAGCAATTCTACATAAAGAATATCCGCCATTGGCTGGCAAAGAGCCCAATGCGCGAGTGTTGTTCATTGGTGGCATTCATGGCGACGAATATGCTTCGTTCAGTGTCGCCTTTAAGTGGATGGCAACATTGGATAAGCATCATTCAGGATTGTTTCATTGGCATTTCGCACCAGCAATCAATTTAGATGGTTTGCTACAAAGCCCGGCTACGCGAGTCAACGCTAACCAAGTTGACCTAAATAGAAACCTAGCGAGCTCTGATTGGCCAAGCGATGCTTTATCTTATTGGACACAACACACTGGCCGAGATGCACGCCGTTACCCGGGGCCGGCGGCGCTTAGCGAAGGTGAGAGCCGATGGCTGGTTGAAGAAATTAAAAATTTTAAGCCCGATGTAATTATCTCGCTACATGCTCCCTACGGTTTAGTCGACTACGATGGGCCAGCGTCGGTGCGACCGCCGGCATCTCTGGGGCCGTTAAAGTTCCATGATCTAAATACTTTCCCAGGTTCTTTAGGTCGCTATGCTGGGGAAGATATGGCCATACCAGTTTTGACAATAGAATTGCAGTCAGCGCGTTACATGCCTAGCGATGATGACATACGCACGATGTGGGTCGATTTAGTGCGTTGGCTACGCTATAACATCCCAAAATCTAACTAA
- a CDS encoding ComF family protein: MNIFSDSIFPSYCPVCLNTVNTTGLCRNCLSSLVPAAPGCRICLAPIAQHEDSICVRCSAGVPFDRVYALTRYRPPLSDVICRLKYRSDINLAKILGTLLTDHLKKYNPTLPELLTTVPLHKGRIKQRGFNQAVEIARTVSAQLRIKADYRCIEKSKVTPLQTTLNSHQRRHNLKRAFRLHHPLYAKSVAVLDDVMTTGATVSEIASLLKTNGVSRVEVWVLARTAPSL; encoded by the coding sequence ATGAATATTTTCAGTGACTCTATATTTCCAAGCTATTGTCCGGTATGTTTGAATACCGTTAATACCACAGGTTTATGCCGAAACTGTCTGTCCAGTTTAGTTCCCGCAGCACCAGGTTGCCGAATATGTCTCGCACCAATTGCACAACACGAGGATAGCATCTGTGTGCGTTGTTCGGCCGGTGTGCCTTTTGATAGAGTTTATGCTTTGACTCGTTATAGACCGCCGCTGAGTGATGTAATTTGTAGATTGAAATATCGCAGCGATATAAATTTAGCTAAAATACTCGGCACATTACTTACAGATCATCTAAAGAAGTACAATCCAACACTACCTGAATTACTCACCACTGTACCTCTACATAAAGGCCGCATAAAACAAAGAGGATTTAATCAAGCTGTAGAAATTGCACGCACGGTATCCGCACAACTACGCATAAAAGCGGATTACCGTTGTATAGAGAAATCTAAAGTTACTCCGCTACAAACCACGCTGAACTCCCATCAGCGTCGGCATAACTTAAAGAGGGCTTTCCGTTTACATCATCCACTTTATGCAAAATCGGTTGCGGTACTAGACGATGTGATGACTACTGGTGCAACCGTATCTGAGATAGCATCGTTATTAAAAACAAATGGTGTGTCTCGTGTTGAAGTGTGGGTGTTGGCAAGAACTGCACCTTCACTTTAA
- the rpsT gene encoding 30S ribosomal protein S20, producing MANSASARKRARQAEQHRQHNVMLRSRLRTAIKSVVNAVATGDKDRAKEAYKNALPLIDSGVTKHLIHKNKAARHKSRLNNLLRNS from the coding sequence ATGGCAAATAGTGCATCGGCGCGCAAGCGTGCGCGGCAAGCGGAGCAACATAGACAGCATAATGTTATGTTGCGCTCGCGCCTTAGAACAGCAATCAAAAGCGTAGTCAATGCAGTCGCTACAGGTGATAAAGACCGCGCCAAAGAAGCCTATAAAAATGCGTTACCACTGATTGATTCCGGTGTCACCAAGCATTTGATTCATAAAAATAAAGCGGCGCGTCATAAGAGTCGCTTAAATAATCTACTGCGCAATTCTTAA
- the rplM gene encoding 50S ribosomal protein L13: MKTYSAKAKEIKRNWYVVDASGQPLGRLASEIAKRLRGKHKPQYTPHVDVGDHIIVINATQVAVSGNKMRDKIYYRHSGYTGSIKSQSLEKLLAEHPERVIENAIRGMLPKNPLGRAMFRKLRVYAGSDYQQTAQQPQALRI, translated from the coding sequence ATGAAAACATATAGTGCGAAAGCTAAGGAAATAAAGCGCAATTGGTATGTGGTTGATGCCAGTGGACAACCGCTTGGTAGGCTGGCATCGGAAATTGCTAAGCGTTTGCGCGGTAAGCATAAGCCGCAATACACCCCGCATGTTGATGTCGGCGACCATATTATTGTTATAAATGCTACACAAGTGGCAGTGTCGGGAAACAAGATGCGCGATAAAATTTATTACCGTCATAGCGGCTATACTGGTTCTATAAAATCACAGTCGTTGGAAAAGCTATTGGCCGAACATCCTGAGCGAGTAATAGAAAATGCGATTAGAGGCATGCTACCGAAAAACCCCTTGGGTCGAGCAATGTTTCGCAAACTACGAGTGTATGCTGGTAGTGATTATCAGCAAACTGCCCAGCAACCGCAAGCCCTGAGGATTTGA
- a CDS encoding glutamate 5-kinase, translating into MNENIKNKCWIIKIGSSLVTRGGCGLNLDAIHIWSMQIRMLRDRGYRIGVVSSGSIAEGIHRLGWRTRPDKLHHLQAAAAVGQIGLMQAYHSIFEQQGLGSAQILLTHADLSHRLRYNNARATLLSLFEIGTVPIINENDTVATEEIRLGDNDTLAAQVANLVDADILLMLTDQAGLYDGDPAADSHAKVVSHKNAFDPALDKIAGPSASGLGRGGMITKIKAARTAAWSGTSTIIAHGMEDQVMVRIADGEKLGTYLEGTSQPITLRKRWIANLKAQGALIIDNGAVWALRDRQKSLLPIGVVAVEGSFNCGDMVLCKDSEGAVIAYGLSNYNAQDARSIAGKNSYHIEALMGDRYKAEIIHRDNLTLKGG; encoded by the coding sequence ATGAACGAGAACATTAAAAACAAATGCTGGATTATTAAGATAGGCAGTTCTCTGGTTACCCGCGGTGGCTGCGGCTTGAATCTTGATGCAATACACATCTGGTCTATGCAGATCAGGATGCTTCGAGATCGTGGCTATCGTATTGGTGTTGTGTCTTCCGGCTCTATTGCTGAGGGTATCCACCGTTTAGGATGGCGCACGCGGCCCGACAAACTGCACCACTTGCAAGCAGCAGCTGCAGTCGGACAAATCGGCTTGATGCAAGCCTACCACTCAATCTTTGAGCAGCAGGGTTTGGGCAGCGCACAAATACTATTGACGCACGCCGATCTGAGCCATCGCTTGCGTTATAACAATGCACGTGCAACATTGCTATCGTTGTTTGAGATAGGCACAGTTCCGATAATCAACGAGAATGACACCGTTGCAACCGAAGAAATACGATTGGGTGACAACGACACACTCGCAGCCCAGGTAGCTAATTTAGTCGATGCCGATATATTGCTAATGCTAACCGATCAAGCAGGATTATACGATGGTGATCCGGCGGCTGACAGTCATGCTAAAGTTGTCTCACATAAAAATGCTTTTGACCCTGCTCTAGATAAGATTGCCGGGCCGAGCGCAAGCGGCTTGGGGCGAGGTGGGATGATTACCAAAATTAAAGCAGCCCGTACCGCTGCCTGGTCTGGCACCTCAACGATCATCGCTCACGGTATGGAGGATCAAGTCATGGTGCGTATTGCCGACGGTGAGAAGCTAGGTACTTATTTGGAGGGGACAAGCCAACCAATTACATTGCGCAAAAGATGGATTGCCAATCTAAAGGCGCAAGGTGCATTAATAATTGATAACGGTGCGGTTTGGGCATTGCGTGATCGACAAAAGAGTTTGTTGCCTATTGGTGTGGTTGCTGTGGAAGGCAGTTTTAATTGCGGCGATATGGTGTTATGCAAAGATAGCGAGGGTGCCGTTATTGCCTATGGTCTATCTAACTATAACGCGCAGGATGCCCGTAGCATCGCTGGTAAAAATAGCTACCATATAGAGGCTCTGATGGGAGATCGTTATAAAGCGGAGATCATACATCGCGATAATCTAACCCTGAAAGGTGGTTGA